Proteins encoded in a region of the Lepeophtheirus salmonis chromosome 6, UVic_Lsal_1.4, whole genome shotgun sequence genome:
- the LOC121119749 gene encoding mitochondrial proton/calcium exchanger protein gives MNSYMLMNNLMSPRMYLASGSVLLRFRLTQNTSYLRYIATDKGRGKSDLEPPIPILTKLPKISSSKVEDTVQRLKERQRQRLQDVSQMQEVEKNLKNFIAQDPNLSKNTIVSSTLPKKSLWIRFVDEVKHYYHGFKLLYLDVKFSSKIIWKVLNGNSLSRRENKQLVRTVSDLFRLLPFSVFVLVPFMEFLLPVALKLFPGMLPSTFTTSSERDNNLRRVLKAKLEYAKFLQKTLDEMVPQSKNHSSQSAKDFVDFYTRVKSGEAEVKNEEILKFSKLFEDEITLDNMRRGQLVAICRLLELTPFGNNNFLRFQIEMKLRQLKTDDLVIQKEGIGSLSVRELQNACRERGMRAFGLSEERLKNQLSQWLDLSINACVPPSLLLLSRTLYLPETLDTTAQIRATISSLPEFAATQTKATIGEREGKIENITRLEVLKEEQRKIEEEALEEKEKDIPQVLSAPVKPKVVVQKVITNESIIESKEKVATTDKDKVLSTDDLKNLKQVIETMGVSSSKSDEDHSSEKYELTDLKKELEDYEHDVQLLKEAKVDAERPDIEETKAAKRLLNKLHKMVNKADIVLDTLHKKEEIYAKIEGSEPKGLEEDNFVTIQDLINSVQVIQKTLSASKLDQITEILAQVDVDSDGVINVDHVLKVINLLDKNNLNSSVVHVHKIVDMLEKEEALEYESEIENIIGSASLNIPDDESTSKQLAEEEVKIVRDIAKDLTETEPEPHIKEMFPKDSNK, from the exons ATGAATTCTTATATgttgatgaataatttaatgtcCCCACGGATGTACCTTGCCTCTGGGTCCGTACTACTTCGATTCCGCCTCACTCAAAATACCTCGTACTTACGATATATCGCAACGGATAAAGGAAGGGGTAAATCGGATTTGGAGCCACCAATTCCAATCCTTACG AAATTGCCCAAGATTTCCTCTTCCAAAGTGGAAGACACGGTTCAAAGGCTCAAAGAGCGACAAAGACAACGTCTCCAAGATGTCTCCCAAATGCAAGAAGTggaaaaaaacctcaaaaactTTATTGCACAGGACCCAAACCTTTCAAAGAACACGATAGTCTCTTCAACTCTTCCAAAGAAGTCCCTATGGATCCGTTTTGTGGATGAAGTCAAGCATTACTATCATGGATTTAAACTGTTGTATTTGGATGTTAAATTTAgttcaaaaatcatttggaaAGTCCTGAATGGGAATTCCCTTTCTCGAAGAGAGAATAAACAACTTGTTCGAACAGTCTCGGATCTCTTCCGACTCTTGCCTTTCTCCGTTTTTGTACTCGTTCCTTTTATGGAGTTTTTGCTTCCAGTggctttaaaattatttcccgGAATGTTGCCCTCTACTTTTACGACGTCATCTGAAAGGGATAATAACTTAAGACGGGTTCTTAAAGCAAAGTTGGAATATGCCAAGTTTTTGCAAAAGACACTTGATGAAATGGTTCCTCAGagtaaaaatcattcttcacaGTCTGCCAAggattttgttgatttttatacaaG agtGAAAAGTGGCGAAGCTGAAGTGAAAAATGAAGAGATCCTCAAATTTTCCAAGTTGTTTGAGGATGAAATAACTCTGGATAATATGAGAAGAGGACAACTGGTTGCAATTTGTCGTCTATTGGAACTTACACCCTTCGGCAACAATAATTTTCTTCGTTTTCAAATCGAAATGAAACTTAGGCAATTGAAAACAGATGACCTGGTCATACAGAAAGAAGGCATAGGTAGTCTCTCTGTCCGAGAATTACAAAATGCATGTCGTGAACGAGGAATGAGAGCTTTTGGTCTTTCAGAAGAGAGACTTAAGAATCAGTTATCTCAATGGTTAGATTTGAGTATAAATGCTTGTGTTCCTCCTTCTTTGCTACTATTGTCTAGAACATTGTACCTCCCTGAAACCTTGGATACAACGGCACAAATCCGAGCTACTATATCTTCTCTTCCTGAGTTTGCTGCTACGCAGACAAAGGCGACTATTGGCGAGAGAGAAGGTAAAATTGAGAATATAACGAGACTCGAGGTTCTTAAGGAAGAACAGAGAAAGATTGAGGAGGAAGCTTtggaagaaaaggaaaaagatatCCCTCAAGTTCTCAGTGCTCCAGTGAAGCCTAAGGTCGTTGTACAAAAAGTGATTACCAATGAATCGATCATTGAATCGAAGGAAAAGGTAGCAACGACGGATAAAGATAAAGTACTTAGTACAGATGATCTAAAGAATTTGAAACAAGTAATTGAGACTATGGGTGTATCGTCAAGCAAGTCTGACGAAGATCATTCTTCTGAAAAATACGAATTGACCGACTTGAAGAAGGAGTTGGAGGATTACGAACATGATGTGCAATTATTAAAAGAGGCGAAAGTCGATGCAGAGCGCCCTGATATTGAAGAAACAAAGGCCGCCAAGCGGCTACTTAATAAGTTACACAAAATGGTTAACAAAGCTGACATTGTACTCGACACTCTTCACAAGAAAGAAGAGATTTACGCTAAAATTGAAGGAAGTGAGCCTAAAGGTTTGGAAGAGGATAATTTTGTGACTATCCAGGATCTCATTAATTCAGTTCAAGTCATTCAAAAAACGCTTAGTGCATCCAAATTGGATCAAATCACAGAG ATTCTTGCTCAAGTAGATGTCGATAGTGATGGTGTTATTAATGTAGACCATGTGCTTAAAGTAATTAATCTACTCGATAAAAACAACCTTAATTCTTCAGTTGTTCATGTACACAAAATCGTAGACATGCTTGAAAAGGAAGAGGCTCTAGAATACGAGTCCGAGATTGAAAATATTATCGGTTCTGCAAGCTTAAATATTCCAGATGATGAGTCCACATCCAAGCAACTTGCTGAAGAGGAAGTAAAGATTGTTCGCGACATTGCAAAGGATTTGACTGAAACAGAGCCCGAGCCTCACATTAAGGAAATGTTTCCAAAGGACTCAAATAAGTAA